The sequence below is a genomic window from Barrientosiimonas humi.
CTCGAGCGCGGTCAGGCGCGCCCGGCCACGGCCGACGAGCGGGTCGCGGCTGCCCGCGGCGAGGTCGAGCTGGTCGACTCCGAGCGACGGCCCGTGGTCATCGCCGGCGACCGGATCCCGGTGCGGTCATGAGCTTCTCGCGCGTCTGCGCGCTGACGCAGCTGACCCCCGGCCGGGCCGTCGCAGCGCTCGTGCACGGCGCCCAGGTGGCGGTCGTGCGGGTGGCGGCCGACGAGGTCTACGCCGTCGGCCACCACGACCCGTTCAGCGGCGCCAACGTGATGGCCCGCGGGATCGTCGGCAGCACCACCGTCGACGGCGAGCCCGTGCCGACCATCACCTCCCCGATGTTCAAGCAGGCCTTCGACCTGCGCACCGGGGTCTGCCTCAGCGACCCCACGGTCTCGCTCGGCTCCTGGCCGGTGCGCGTCGTCGACGGGCAGGTCGAGATCGGGCCGGCGCACGAGGTCCCCAGGACCACCGACGAGGAGGCATCGTGAGCCACCCGACGTCCACCACCCCACCGCGCCCCCGCGGCGAAGGCGCCTCCACCGGCCGGGTCGTCCTGGTCGGCGGCGGCCCCGGGGCCGAGGACCTGCTCACCGTCCGCGCCCACCGCCACCTCGCGCGGGCCACCGTCGTCGTCACCGACCGGCTGGCCCCGCGCGGCGTGCTGCGCGACCTCGGCCCCCACGTCGAGATCGTCGACGTGGGCAAGACGCCCTATCACCACCCCGTCCCGCAGCACGAGATCAACCGGCTCCTGGTGGAGCGGGCACGGGCAGGTGACTACGTCGTACGTCTGAAGGGCGGTGACCCCTACGTCTTCGGCCGCGGCGGGGAGGAGCTGGCCCACTGCCGCGCAGCGGGCATCGAGTGCGAGGTGGTGCCCGGGGTCACCAGCGCGTTCGCGGCTCCCGCAGCCGCCGACATCCCGGTGACCCACCGCGGGGTCTCCACGGGCGTGCTGCTGGTCAGCGGGCACGACGAGCTGTCGCCGCAGGTGCTCGCGGACTGGCCGCACACCGTCGTGGTACTCATGGGCATGGGCAGGTTGCGAGAGCTGTGCGCCGCGCTGGTCGCCGCGGGACGCCCCGCCAGCACGCGGGTCGCCGTGGTGCAGCAGGCCTGGACACCCGACGAGCGCACCGTGCGCGGAGACCTCGCGAGCATCGCCGATCTCGTTCTCGCAGAACGGATCACGAATCCCGCGACGATCGTCGTCGGCCCCGTGGTCGACGCCCTCCCGCTGGGCGACGCGCACGCCGCCCACGCCGTCCCGGTGAGCGTCTGAGCCCCCATGGCTGGTTCGCAGGAGCTCTCCGGTTGCCACATCGTCCTGACCGCTCAGCGCCGCGCGGCGGAGCTCGGTGCGGCCCTGGAGCGGCGCGGCGCCGAGGTGACCCACGCCCCGACCCTGTCGATCGTCCCGCACGTCGACGACCCCGAGCTCGTCGCGCGCACCGAGCTGCTGATCGCCGACCCGCCCGACACCGTCGTGGTCACGACCGGTGTCGGGCTCACCGGCTGGCTCGAGGCCGCCGACGCCGCGGGGCTCGCGGTCGACCTGCTCGACCTGCTCCGCGACGCGCGCGTGGTCGCCCGCGGCCCCAAGGCGCGCGGGGCGCTGCAGGCGGCCGGGCTCACCGCCGACTGGGTCGCCGAGTCCGAGACCAACGCCGAGATCCGCGACCTGCTGCTGCGCGAGGGCGTGGCGG
It includes:
- the cobA gene encoding uroporphyrinogen-III C-methyltransferase → MSHPTSTTPPRPRGEGASTGRVVLVGGGPGAEDLLTVRAHRHLARATVVVTDRLAPRGVLRDLGPHVEIVDVGKTPYHHPVPQHEINRLLVERARAGDYVVRLKGGDPYVFGRGGEELAHCRAAGIECEVVPGVTSAFAAPAAADIPVTHRGVSTGVLLVSGHDELSPQVLADWPHTVVVLMGMGRLRELCAALVAAGRPASTRVAVVQQAWTPDERTVRGDLASIADLVLAERITNPATIVVGPVVDALPLGDAHAAHAVPVSV
- the nirD gene encoding nitrite reductase small subunit NirD, with the translated sequence MSFSRVCALTQLTPGRAVAALVHGAQVAVVRVAADEVYAVGHHDPFSGANVMARGIVGSTTVDGEPVPTITSPMFKQAFDLRTGVCLSDPTVSLGSWPVRVVDGQVEIGPAHEVPRTTDEEAS